From Micromonospora echinospora, one genomic window encodes:
- a CDS encoding helix-turn-helix domain-containing protein: MTGLHLDTVRTWRNRFAALGLTGLADRKRAGRPPRFTALQVAQVKALACRLPFEAGAPLSRWSCPELAREAMARDIATFVSASTVRRWLEPTDAAER, encoded by the coding sequence GTGACCGGATTACACCTGGACACCGTGCGGACCTGGCGGAACCGATTCGCTGCGCTGGGACTCACTGGGCTAGCCGACCGCAAGCGCGCTGGCCGTCCGCCCCGCTTCACCGCCTTGCAGGTCGCCCAGGTCAAGGCCCTGGCCTGTCGGCTTCCCTTCGAGGCCGGCGCGCCACTGTCGCGTTGGTCGTGCCCGGAGTTGGCCCGCGAGGCCATGGCGCGAGACATCGCCACGTTCGTGTCGGCCTCCACCGTGCGTCGCTGGCTCGAACCTACGGACGCGGCGGAGCGCTGA
- a CDS encoding tyrosine-type recombinase/integrase, whose protein sequence is MNRSATRTSASSIGPRPSHLSAFHDLRHSYATWLITDGSDVARVMGHEQISTTLDRYTYTYTFAAGAERVRESFAGFSLTTEQIEGAEGRQGSM, encoded by the coding sequence ATGAACCGGTCGGCGACACGCACCTCCGCCTCTTCGATTGGCCCACGGCCATCGCACCTCAGCGCGTTCCACGACCTGCGCCACTCGTACGCAACCTGGCTGATCACGGACGGCAGCGATGTGGCCCGCGTGATGGGGCACGAGCAGATCTCGACCACACTCGATCGGTACACGTACACGTACACGTTCGCGGCGGGTGCCGAACGGGTCCGGGAATCCTTCGCTGGCTTTTCGCTGACGACCGAGCAGATCGAGGGCGCGGAAGGCCGGCAGGGATCGATGTGA